TAGGTGATGGGCAGCTGGGCAGTCGCTGTAGTGCCAACtttagaaagagaaaaaaattgcatttattTAGATTACGGAATATCTGCAGAGCCAGTAGAAAGTCATTTGTATACCAAAATATTACGTATCGAATTCGGTCATGATGggattcaattcaatattggtttatttcataaaaatacatcaccaaaaaaaaaagggtaaaagaCTTAGGGAAAGGGAATTTGGTTTACAATAAAATACCatttaatatacaaataaataatgttaaatgcaatattaaaaatattacttgagtTTCACAGACAAACAGGAATTGTAAAAGCAgcgtttaaaacaaaattaaagaaattGTAGTTTGTTTCAACATTTCAGTATGTCAGGCAAACTTTTTAGTATGGCGGGGAAAGTTGTCTCGGCACTGTTTAGTATGCCTGACGAGAAAAGAATGTCACACACAATGTACAGAAAGCCTTCAGAGAATGTAATGCAAGAAGAGAAGCGAATAAATAAGTCAAActgttaagcaagacacttaaccattgctcgtccttgtggaagtgttgtggccgagcggttaagagcaccgaattcaaactctggtgtttctgatcagcagagtctgggttcgaatccccagccttgacacttgtgtctttaaacaagacactttaccattgcttcgtccttcggatgagacaTAAAGcctttgtgttgtgtaacgcatgttaaagaacccagtgcacttatagaaatgagaagaggtttgccccagtgttcctggctttgGTTGCTGCACATacgcaataacctatctttctgaaagtttgtatatatactcagggccttgagtaccttgtttggtagatacgtgcgctatataatataatattattattgttgttattgtctacacaaatttgaattgaaaCCTTACCTGAAGTGGTGGCATTTGGTGAGATAGTTGTCGAGACTGGAACAGTGGTGGCGTTTGGTGTAATAGTTGTCgaggctggaacagttgtggcGTTTGGTGTAATAGTTGTCGAGGCTGGAACAGTGGTGGCGTTTGGTGTAATAGTTGTCGAGGCTGGAACAGTGGTGGCGTTTGGTGTAATAGTTGTCgaggctggaacagttgtggcGTTTGGTGTAATAGTTGTCgaggctggaacagttgtggaAGACACCTCCTCAGTGGTAGAAGGCTGGGATCCTgctttacataaaataaaagaaaattacaaaataattttgttttcaaagagaCACCTGAAAACATTCAAGTTTAACAAAAGTACAGCACTCTGTCATTAATGTAAAGACAATTCCTGACACAATTTATACATATTAATGGTGAAAAAATAAGTAATCAAAAAATAAGCAGGCATACAGGCTCTTAACAGGCAAACTAAATCACACTCAGAACAAAagtaacaatttaattttaccttttagattttgtttaaggacactggacactactggtaattgtcaaagaccagtcttctcacttggtgtatctcagcatatgcataaaataacaaacctgtgaaactttaagctcaatcggtcatcgaagttgcgacataataatgaaagaaaaaacacccttgtcacacgaagttgtgtgctttccgatgtttgatttcgggacctcaaattctaaatccgaggtctcaaaatcaaattcgtggaaaatgacttctttctcaaaaactaatccacttcagagggagccatttctcacaatgttttagactatgaacctctccccattactcgttactacaTTTGTAAGtgcggttttatgctaataattattttttagtaattaccaagagtgtccactgcctttaaaagaaatgtttcatTAGATCTGAAGTAAAGAAATTACCAGTAGTTGTAGATTGTGGACTACTGGTAACAACAGTCGTCTTCTCAGAGGTTGTTCCTGTAGGAGTGGTTGTTACGATGGTAGTGGTTGTGGTGACCACTTCAGTTGTTGTGGGTACAGCTGAGGTTGTAGCTGCAGCTGTAGTTGATGGAACCGATACTGTAGTGACATTAGTCGTAGTTGTCGATGCTTGTGTAGTTGTTGGTCCAGCTGTCGTAACTGATGTTGTGGCTGGCCCTGCATCAaatcaacaaatacaaacacataattaagcaaacaaataaaaaagaacgaaTCAGCAGTTTGTCTGGAACACCCCCCTGAGCAAGAATGGAAAGGTAAAACTAAAGATCATTCTTTCGTACTTACCTGAAGTTATCTCCACAGTGGTTATCTCTGTGGTGGTTGCCTCAGGAGAAGATGTCACAACCGTGGTAGTGGTTTGTTCAGTTGAAGTTGGACCTGCAGTAGTTGTACCAGCTGAGGTAGTTGTTACACTAGTGGTTGAGACTTCAGTACTTGTTGCTTGTCCTTTGAGAAAGAATTTAATGgttaataaaatatttctagACATATGTTTAGTAAGCTTATTACATATTTTGGAAGAAACAACGCCAAACTTGTTCACATCTTCACTTTAGACAGAAATGAAAAATGAGGCTTTGAAGtagaataataattatgaaaggAAAATTTACCAGTGGTAGTTGACACTGGGCTGGTAGTCACAACAGTTGTCTCCTCAGAGGTTGTTCCTGTAGGAGTGGTAGTCAAAACAGCACTAGTTGTTGTGACCACTTCAGTTGTTGTGGGCACAGCCGAGGTTGTAGCTGCAGCCGTAGTTGATGGAACCGATACTGTAGTGACATTTGTCGTAGTTGTCGATGCTTGTGTAGTTGTTGGTCCAGCTGTCGTAACTGATGTTGTGGCTGGCCCTGCATCAAgtcaacaaatacaaacacataattaagcaaacaaataaaaaagaaataaccAATAATTTTTGTGGAACACCCCACAGAGTAAGGTTGGAAAGGTAAAACTAAAGATCATTCTTTTGTACTTACCTGAAGTTATCTCCACAGTGGTTATCTCTGTGGTGGTTGCCTCAGGAGAAGATGTCACAACCGTGGTAGTGGTTTGTTCAGTTGAAGTTGGACCTGCAGTAGTTGTACCAGCTGAGGTAGTTGTTACACTAGTGGTTGAAACTTCAGTACTTGTTGCTTGTCCTGTGTGAAGGAATTTAATggttaacaaaacatttctagACATATATTTTGTAAGcttatgacatttttttgaagaaacaatGCCAAACTTTTTCACATCTCACTTCAGAGAGAAATGAAAAATGAGGCTTTGACGTTGAAGTAGcagaataataatgaaaggaaaatttACCAGTGGTAGTTGACACTGGGCTGGTAGTAACAACAGTTGTCTCCTCAGAGGTTGTTCCTGTAGGAGTGGTAGTCAAAACAGCACTAGTTGTTGTGACCACTTCAGTTGTTGTGGGCACAGCCGAGGTTGTAGCTGCAGCTGTAGTTGATGGAACCGATACTGTAGTGACATTTGTCGTAGTTGTCGATGCTTGTGTAGTTGTTGGTCCAGCTGTCGTAACTGATGTTGTGGCTGGCCCTGCATCAAATCAacgaaaaaaaaccacataattaagcaaacaaataaaaaagaaagaaccaATAATTTTTCTGGAACACCCCCCAGAGTAAAGTTGGAAAAGTAAAACTAAAGATCATTCCTTTGTACTTACCTGAAGTTATCTCCACAGTGGTTATCTCTGTGGTGGTTGCCTCAGGAGAAGATGTCACAACCGTGGTAGTGGTTTGTTCAGTTGCAGTTGGACCTGCAGTAGTTGTACCAGCTGAGGTAGTTGTTACACTAGTGGTTGAGACTTCAGTACTTGTTTCTTGTCCTGTGTGAAGGAATTTATTGGTTAACAAAAGATTTCTAGACATTTATTTAGTAAGCTTATGACttttttttgaagaaacaatGCCAAACTTTTTCATATCTTCACTTCAGACAGAAATGAAAAATGACGCTTCGATGTTGAAGTAGGAGAATAATTATGAGAGGAAAATTTACCAGTGGTAGTTGACACTGGGCTGGTAGTCACAACAGTTGTCTCCTCAGAGGTTGTTCCTGTAGGAGTGGTAGTCAAAACAGCACTAGTTGTTGTGACCACTTCAGTTGTTGTGGGCACAGCCGAGGTTGTAGCTGCAGCTGTAGTTGATGGAACCGATACTGTAGTGACATTTGTCGTAGTTGTCGATGCTTGTGTAGTTGTTGGTCCAGCTGTTGTAACTGATGTTGTGGCTGGCCCTGCATCAAgtcaacaaatacaaacacataattaagcaaacaaataaaaaagaaggAACCACAAATTTTGCTGGGACACCCCCGGAGTAAAGTTGGAAAAGTAAAACTAAAGATCATTCTTTTGTACTTACCTGAAGTTATCTCCACAGTGGTTATCTCTGTGGTGGTTGCCTCAGGAGAAGATGTCACAACCGTGGTAGTGGTTTGTTCAGTTGAAGTTGGCCCTGCAGTAGTTGTACCAGCTGAGGTAGATGTTACACTAGTGGTTGAAACTTCAGTACTTGTTGCTTGTCCTGTGAGAAAGAATTTAATGgttaataaaatatttctagACATATGTTTAGTAAGCTTATTACATATTTTGGAAGAAACAACGCCAAACTTTTTCACATCttcatttcagacagaaatgaaAAATGAGACTTTGATGTTGAAGTAGGAGAATAATTATGAGAGGAAAATTTACCAGTGGTAGTTGACACTGGGCTGGTAGTCACAACAGTTGTCTCCTCAGAGGTTGTTCCTGTAGGAGTGGTAGTCAAAACAGCACTAGTTGTTGTGACCACTTCAGTTGTTGTGGGTACAGCCGAGGTTGTAGCTGCAGCTGTAGTTGATGGAACCGATACTGTAGTGACATTTGTCGTAGTTGTCGATGCTTGTGTAGTTGTTGGTCCAGCTGTCGTAACTGATGTTGTGGCTGGCCCTGCATCAAgtcaacaaatacaaacacataattaagcaaacaaataaaaaagaaagaaccaATAATTTTTCAGGAATACCCCACAGAGTAAGGTTGGAAAGGTAAAACTAAAGATCATTCTTTTGTACTTACCTGAAGTTATCTCCACAGTGGTTATCTCTGTGGTGGTTGCCTCAGGAGAAGATGTCACAACCGTGGTAGTGGTTTGTTCAGTTGAAGTTGGACCTGCAGTAGTTGTACCAGCTGAGGTAGTTGTTACACTAGTGGTTGAAACTTCAGTACTTGTTGCTTGTCCTGTGTGAAGGAATTTAATGGTTAACAAAAAATTTCTAGACATATATTTTGTAAGCTTAGgacatttttttgaagaaacaatGCCAAACTTGTTCACATCTTCACTTCAGACAGAAATGAAAAAACGAGGCTTTGAAGTAGGAGAATAATAATGAGAGGAAAATTTACCAGTGGTAGTTGACACTGGGCTGGTAGTCACAACAGTTGTCTCCTCAGAGGTTGTTCCTGTAGGAGTGGTAGTCAAAACAGCACTAGTTGTTGTGACCACTTCAGTTGTTGTGGGCACAGCCGAGGTTGTAGCTGCAGCTGTAGTTGATGGAACCGATACTGTAGTGACATTTGTCGTAGTTGTCGATGCTTGTGTAGTTGTTGGTCCAGCTGTCGTAACTGATGTTGTGGCTGGCCCTGCATCAAgtcaacaaatacaaacacataattaagcaaacaaataaaaaagaaggAACCAATAATTTTGCTGGGACACCCCCCAGAGTAAGGTTGGAAAAGTAAAACTAAAGATCATTCTTTTGTACTTACCTGAAGTTATCTCCACAGTGGTTATCTCTGTGGTGGTTGCCTCAGGAGAAGATGTCACAACCGTGGTAGTGGTTTGTTCAGTTGAAGTTGGCCCTGCAGTAGTTGTACCAGCTGAGGTAGTTGTTACACTAGTGGTTGAAACTTCAGTACTTGTTGCTTGTCCTGTGTGAAGGAATTTAATggttaacaaaacatttctagACATATATTTTGTAAGCTTAGgacatttttttgaagaaacaatGCCAAACTTTTTCACATCTCACTTCAGGGAGAAATGAAAAATGAGGCTTTGAAGTaggaaaataattatgaaaggAAAATTTACCAGTGGTAGTTGACACTGGGCTGGTAGTCACAACAGTTGTCTCCTCAGAGGTTGTTCCTGTAGGAGTGGTAGTCAAAACAGCACTAGTTGTTGTGACCACTTCAGTTGTTGTGGGCACAGCCGAGGTTGTAGCTGCAGCTGTAGTTGATGGAACCGATACTGTAGTGACATTTGTCGTAGTTGTTGATGCTTGTGTAGTTGTTGGTCCAGCTGTCGTAACTGATGTTGTGGCTGGCCctgcatcaaataaaaaaaaaaacccacataattaagcaaacaaataaaaaagaaagaaccaATAATTTTTCTGGAACACCCCCCAGAACAAGATTGGAAAAGTAAAACTAAAGATCATTCTTTTGTACTTACCTGAAGTTATCTCCACAGTGGTTATCTCTGTGGTGGTTGCCTCAGGAGAAGATGTCACAACCGTGGTAGTGGTTTGTTCAGTTGAAGTTGGACCTGCAGTAGTTGTACCAGCTGAGGTAGCTGTTACACTAGTGGTTGAAACTTCAGTACTTGTTGCTTGTCCTGTGTGAAGGAATTTAATggttaacaaaacatttctagACATATATTTTGTAAGcttatgacatttttttgaagaaacaatGCCAAACTTTTTCACATCTCACTTCAGAGAGAAATGAAAAATGAGGCTTTGACGTTGAAGTAGCAGAATAATAATGAGAGGAAATTTACCAGTGGTAGTTGACACTGGGCTGGTAGTCACAACAGTTGTCTCCTCAGAGGTTGTTCCTGTAGGAGTGGTAGTCAAAACAGCACTAGTTGTTGTGACCACTTCAGTTGTTGTGGGCACAGCCGAGGTTGTAGCTGCAGCTGTAGTTGATGGAACCGATACTGTAGTGACATTTGTCGTAGTTGTCGATGCTTGTGTAGTTGTTGGTCCAGCTGTCGTAACTGATGTTGTGGCTGGCCCTGCATCAAgtcaacaaatacaaacacataattaagcaaacaaataaaaaagaaagaaccaATAATTTTTCTGGAACACCCCCCAGAGTAAGGTTGGAAAGGTAAAACTAAAGATCATTCTTTTGTACTTACCTGAAGTTATCTCCACAGTGGTTATCTCTGTGGTGGTTGCCTCAGGAGAAGATGTCACAACCGTGGTAGTGGTTTGTTCAGTTGAAGTTGGCCCTGCAGTAGTTGTACCAGCTGAGGTAGTTGTTACACTAGTGGTTGAAACTTCAGTACTTGTTGCTTGTCCTGTGTGAAGGAATTTAATggttaacaaaacatttctagACATATATTTTGTAAGCTTAGgacatttttttgaagaaacaatGCCAAACTTTTTCACATCTCACTTCAGAGAGAAATGAAAAATGAGGCTTTGACGTTGAAGTAGCAGAATAATAATGAGAGGAAATTTACCAGTGGTAGTTGACACTGGGCTGGTAGTCACAACAGTTGTCTCCTCAGAGGTTGTTCCTGTAGGAGTGGTAGTCAAAACAGCACTAGTTGTTGTGACCACTTCAGTTGTTGTGGGCACAGCCGAGGTTGTAGCTGCAGCTGTAGTTGATGGAACCGATACTGTAGTGACATTTGTCGTAGTTGTTGATGCTTGTGTAGTTGTTGGTCCAGCTGTCGTAACTGATGTTGTGGCTGGCCCTGCatcaaatcaaaaaaaaaaaacacataattaagcaaacaaataaaaaagaaagaaccaATAATTTTTCTGGAACACCCCCCAGAACAAGATTGGAAAAGTAAAACTAAAGATCATTCTTTTGTACTTACCTGAAGTTATCTCCACAGTGGTTATCTCTGTGGTGGTTGCCTCAGGAGAAGATGTCACAACCGTGGTAGTGGTTTGTTCAGTTGAAGTTGGACCTGCAGTAGTTGTACCAGCTGAGGTAGTTGTTACACTAGTGGTTGAAACTTCAGTACTTGTTGCTTGTCCTGTGTGAAGGAATTTAATGGTTAACAAAAGATTTCTAGACATTCGTTTAGTAAGCTTAGgacatttttttgaagaaacaatGCCAAACTTTTTCACATCTCACTTCAGGGAGAAATGAAAAATGAGGCTTTGAAGTaggaaaataattatgaaaggAAAATTTACCAGTGGTAGTTGACACTGGGCTGGTAGTCACAACAGTTGTCTCCTCAGAGGTTGTTCCTGTAGGAGTGGTAGTCAAAACAGCACTAGTTGTTGTGACCACTTCAGTTGTTGTGGGCACAGCCGNNNNNNNNNNNNNNNNNNNNNNNNNNNNNNNNNNNNNNNNNNNNNNNNNNNNNNNNNNNNNNNNNNNNNNNNNNNNNNNNNNNNNNNNNNNNNNNNNNNNTTAGACTctagacttgcaatcaaaatgttgtgggttcgaatcctaccaagctaactgctggttTAACAATGACTAATATAAGTATTGttccctagttactgaatcacaattttgtgatggtttagtggttcgactgcaggacttgcagttacaaggttgttggttcgaatactaccaagctaactgtggttcagtggttagactgcaggacttgcaatcacaaggttgtgggttcaaatcctacccagctaactgtggtccagtggttggactgcaggacttgcagttacaaggttgttggtttgaatcctaccaatcaAATTgtgatcaagtggttagactgcaggacttgcatccacaaggttgtgggttcaaatcctaccaagctaactgtggttcagtggttaggctgtaggacttgcaatcacaaggttctgggttcgaatcctataaaGCTAACTGTGTTCCAGTggtagactgcaggacttacaataacaaggttgtgggttcgaatcctaccaagctaatggtggtccagtggttagactgcaggacttgcaatcagaaagttgttggttcgaaatctaccagctaactgctcattttacaatgacaattttgtgatggttcagtggttagactacaggacgtgcagtgtttttttctttcataattatctcgcaacttagatgaccgaatgagctcaaattttcacagggttgttattttatgcaaatgttgagatacagcaagtgagaagactggtctttgacaattaccaatagtgtccagtgtcttcaagcagctctatgaaattgggcccagtatctCAGGAGTTCAGGTTGCGCCTAGCCCTCTATAGGACTCTTCCTTTTGTGCTGTTCACAGAAACAGAGTCCTAAACATTAGGGCTTTTTCTGGGGTGGAAACATTTGGAAGCTTAAGTaacatttgaaaaatgaaagggCTGCATCTGATTTGTTGGGTGTCATGACAGAGTGATTAAGGGCATTGAATCTAAGTTCAGGTGGAAAagtc
This DNA window, taken from Asterias rubens chromosome 15, eAstRub1.3, whole genome shotgun sequence, encodes the following:
- the LOC117300284 gene encoding mucin-2-like; the protein is AVPTTTEVVTTTSAVLTTTPTGTTSEETTVVTTSPVSTTTGQATSTEVSTTSVTTTSAGTTTAGPTSTEQTTTTVVTSSPEATTTEITTVEITSGPATTSVTTAGPTTTQASTTTTNVTTVSVPSTTAAATTSAVPTTTEVVTTTSAVLTTTPTGTTSEETTVVTTSPVSTTTGQATSTEVSTTSVTTTSAGTTTAGPTSTEQTTTTVVTSSPEATTTEITTVEITSGPATTSVTTAGPTTTQASTTTTNVTTVSVPSTTAAATTSAVPTTTEVVTTTSAVLTTTPTGTTSEETTVVTTSPVSTTTGQATSTEVSTTSVTATSAGTTTAGPTSTEQTTTTVVTSSPEATTTEITTVEITSGPATTSVTTAGPTTTQASTTTTNVTTVSVPSTTAAATTSAVPTTTEVVTTTSAVLTTTPTGTTSEETTVVTTSPVSTTTGQATSTEVSTTSVTTTSAGTTTAGPTSTEQTTTTVVTSSPEATTTEITTVEITSGPATTSVTTAGPTTTQASTTTTNVTTVSVPSTTAAATTSAVPTTTEVVTTTSAVLTTTPTGTTSEETTVVTTSPVSTTTGQATSTEVSTTSVTTTSAGTTTAGPTSTEQTTTTVVTSSPEATTTEITTVEITSGPATTSVTTAGPTTTQASTTTTNVTTVSVPSTTAAATTSAVPTTTEVVTTTSAVLTTTPTGTTSEETTVVTTSPVSTTTGQATSTEVSTTSVTSTSAGTTTAGPTSTEQTTTTVVTSSPEATTTEITTVEITSGPATTSVTTAGPTTTQASTTTTNVTTVSVPSTTAAATTSAVPTTTEVVTTTSAVLTTTPTGTTSEETTVVTTSPVSTTTGQETSTEVSTTSVTTTSAGTTTAGPTATEQTTTTVVTSSPEATTTEITTVEITSGPATTSVTTAGPTTTQASTTTTNVTTVSVPSTTAAATTSAVPTTTEVVTTTSAVLTTTPTGTTSEETTVVTTSPVSTTTGQATSTEVSTTSVTTTSAGTTTAGPTSTEQTTTTVVTSSPEATTTEITTVEITSGPATTSVTTAGPTTTQASTTTTNVTTVSVPSTTAAATTSAVPTTTEVVTTTSAVLTTTPTGTTSEETTVVTTSPVSTTTGQATSTEVSTTSVTTTSAGTTTAGPTSTEQTTTTVVTSSPEATTTEITTVEITSGPATTSVTTAGPTTTQASTTTTNVTTVSVPSTTAAATTSAVPTTTEVVTTTTTIVTTTPTGTTSEKTTVVTSSPQSTTTGSQPSTTEEVSSTTVPASTTITPNATTVPASTTITPNATTVPASTTITPNATTVPASTTITPNATTVPASTTITPNATTVPVSTTISPNATTSVGTTATAQLPITYSTTTEVVESPCKFQKTYNFLYIGDCISTLPIKHTDCVGQCPSNSHVLTGISSTVEFNCGCCTPSVLHKNYVQVRCQNGTEFIHPYYEIKECACHPCKFDPFMSLVVNEYREG